A single window of Streptomyces aquilus DNA harbors:
- the rodA gene encoding rod shape-determining protein RodA, giving the protein MTGNSFSVSGYGPERAGWTRLFARDSLARRLDWPILFAALALSGIGSLLVFSATRNRTEINQGDQYYFLIRHIMNTGIGFALMIGTVWLGHQALRTAVPILYGASVFLILMVLTPLGSTVNGAHSWIVLGGGFSLQPSEFVKITIILGMAMLLAARVDAGDKPYPDHRTVLQALGLAAVPMLIVMLMPDLGSVMVMVIIVLGVLLASGASNRWVFGLLGTGAIGAIAVWQLGILDDYQIARFAAFANPSLDPAGVGYNTNQARIAIGSGGLTGAGLFHGSQTTGQFVPEQQTDFVFTVAGEELGFVGAGLIIVLLGVVLWRACRIARETTELYGTIVAAGIVAWFAFQSFENVGMTLGIMPVTGLPLPFVSYGGTSMFAVWVAVGLLQSIKVQRPMSA; this is encoded by the coding sequence ATGACCGGCAACAGCTTCTCCGTCTCCGGGTACGGCCCCGAGCGCGCGGGCTGGACCCGGCTGTTCGCCCGTGACTCGCTCGCCCGCCGGCTGGACTGGCCGATACTGTTCGCGGCGCTCGCGCTGTCGGGCATCGGCTCGCTGCTGGTCTTCTCGGCGACCCGCAACCGCACCGAGATCAACCAGGGCGACCAGTACTACTTCCTGATCCGGCACATCATGAACACCGGCATCGGGTTCGCCCTGATGATCGGCACGGTGTGGCTGGGCCACCAGGCGTTGCGAACGGCCGTGCCGATCCTCTACGGCGCCTCGGTGTTCCTGATCCTCATGGTGCTCACCCCGCTGGGCTCCACGGTCAACGGCGCCCACTCCTGGATCGTCCTCGGCGGCGGCTTCTCCCTCCAGCCCTCGGAGTTCGTGAAGATCACGATCATCCTGGGCATGGCGATGCTGCTGGCGGCGCGGGTCGACGCGGGCGACAAGCCCTACCCGGACCACCGGACCGTGCTCCAGGCGCTGGGCCTGGCCGCCGTGCCGATGCTGATCGTCATGCTGATGCCCGACCTCGGATCGGTCATGGTCATGGTCATCATCGTGCTGGGCGTGCTGCTCGCCTCCGGCGCCTCCAACCGCTGGGTGTTCGGGCTCCTCGGCACCGGCGCGATCGGCGCGATCGCCGTCTGGCAGCTCGGCATCCTGGACGACTACCAGATCGCCCGCTTCGCCGCGTTCGCCAACCCCAGCCTCGACCCGGCGGGCGTCGGCTACAACACCAACCAGGCGCGGATCGCGATCGGTTCGGGGGGTCTGACGGGCGCGGGGCTGTTCCACGGCTCGCAGACCACCGGCCAGTTCGTGCCCGAGCAGCAGACGGACTTCGTCTTCACGGTCGCGGGCGAGGAACTGGGCTTCGTCGGTGCGGGCCTGATCATCGTGCTGCTCGGCGTGGTGCTGTGGCGGGCCTGCCGGATCGCCCGGGAGACGACCGAGCTGTACGGCACGATCGTCGCGGCGGGGATCGTGGCCTGGTTCGCGTTCCAGTCCTTCGAGAACGTCGGGATGACGCTGGGCATCATGCCGGTCACCGGTCTGCCGCTGCCGTTCGTGTCCTACGGCGGAACCTCCATGTTCGCCGTGTGGGTCGCGGTGGGACTCTTGCAGTCGATCAAGGTGCAGCGGCCGATGTCGGCCTAG
- the mrdA gene encoding penicillin-binding protein 2, with product MTNIPETGRTPRVQIRLIVIQILVLSLLGTLGGRLWYLQIREGDEYAKEASGNHVQQVVEPAVRGSILDARGVPIADNETRLVVSASRTDLLKMRDDGKAVLTKLAKVLGMKPEDVMQKVRLCDAETPQPCWNGSPYQPIPITDEATAKQALQIRERAEDFPGITAEPEAVRRYPSPGKANTAQVLGYLSPVTDEEITKAQDTDSPYLRSDQVGRSGLEREYDKELRGKAGVTRYEVDNLGRVIGQAEADEAQPGANLVTSIDSRVQRVAEYELNDAMKEARKQFDDNTGENYKADSGAVVVMEAKTGRIVAMASNPTYDPNAWVGGISAKDYKKLTGKDSNYPLLNRAIQGQSAPGSTFKVISTAAAVEAGYDFDGRYPCTSSYSVGGQVFKNFESENFGPINLGRALEVSCDTVFYGLAHREWQRDGGINPKKGQPKDYFFKAAHQFGLGKTTGIDLPNEVTGRVPDRQWKQAYWEANKDAWCKTGKKDGTYVEKISYENCLEGNKMRAGDEINYSIGQGDTMVTPIQMATIYAAISNGGTLYNPTVGKAIVSADGKSVDEIAPKSHGKLPISKTTLAKMDDALAGVATRGTAAWRFAQVGWPQEKIPMHAKTGTAEVYGKQTTSWFATYTKDYSIVMTISQGGTGSGASGPAVRNIYDALYGVSDDGTINKKNALLPTPQKSLPKVRTDGTIKSPKVAKDPAKQQRVSQEGAPKPEETTLAATVEQPTSGNRNTRRRRRRRGSRRMCT from the coding sequence GTGACCAACATCCCCGAGACCGGTCGGACCCCACGGGTCCAGATCAGGCTCATCGTGATCCAGATCCTCGTCCTGTCCCTCCTCGGCACCCTCGGCGGGCGCCTGTGGTACCTCCAGATCCGCGAGGGCGACGAGTACGCGAAGGAGGCGTCCGGCAACCACGTCCAGCAGGTCGTCGAGCCCGCCGTCCGCGGCTCGATCCTGGACGCGCGCGGCGTGCCGATCGCGGACAACGAGACCCGGCTGGTGGTCTCCGCCTCCCGCACGGACCTGCTGAAGATGAGGGACGACGGCAAGGCCGTCCTCACCAAGCTGGCCAAGGTCCTCGGCATGAAGCCCGAGGACGTCATGCAGAAGGTCCGCCTGTGCGACGCCGAGACCCCGCAACCCTGCTGGAACGGCTCGCCGTACCAGCCCATCCCCATCACCGACGAGGCCACCGCCAAGCAGGCCCTGCAGATCCGCGAGCGCGCCGAGGACTTCCCCGGCATCACCGCCGAGCCCGAGGCCGTGCGCCGCTACCCGAGCCCCGGCAAGGCCAACACCGCCCAGGTCCTCGGCTACCTCTCCCCGGTCACCGACGAGGAGATCACCAAGGCCCAGGACACCGACTCGCCCTATCTGCGCTCCGACCAGGTCGGCCGCTCGGGACTCGAGCGTGAGTACGACAAGGAGCTGCGCGGCAAGGCCGGCGTCACCCGCTACGAGGTGGACAACCTGGGCCGCGTGATCGGCCAGGCCGAGGCCGACGAGGCCCAGCCCGGCGCCAATCTCGTCACCAGCATCGACTCCCGCGTCCAGCGCGTCGCGGAGTACGAGTTGAACGACGCGATGAAGGAGGCCCGCAAGCAGTTCGACGACAACACCGGCGAGAACTACAAGGCGGACTCCGGTGCCGTCGTCGTCATGGAGGCCAAGACCGGCCGGATCGTCGCCATGGCCTCCAACCCGACCTACGACCCCAACGCCTGGGTCGGCGGCATCTCCGCCAAGGACTACAAGAAGCTGACGGGCAAGGACTCCAACTACCCGCTGCTCAACCGGGCCATCCAGGGCCAGTCGGCACCCGGCTCCACCTTCAAGGTGATCTCCACGGCCGCCGCCGTCGAGGCGGGCTACGACTTCGACGGCCGCTACCCGTGCACGAGCTCGTACTCGGTCGGCGGCCAGGTCTTCAAGAACTTCGAGTCGGAGAACTTCGGCCCCATCAACCTCGGCCGCGCGCTGGAGGTCTCCTGCGACACCGTCTTCTACGGCCTCGCGCACAGGGAGTGGCAGCGGGACGGCGGCATCAACCCGAAGAAGGGCCAGCCGAAGGACTACTTCTTCAAGGCCGCCCACCAGTTCGGCCTCGGCAAGACCACCGGCATCGACCTGCCCAACGAGGTCACCGGCCGCGTCCCCGACCGCCAGTGGAAGCAGGCGTACTGGGAGGCCAACAAGGACGCCTGGTGCAAGACCGGCAAGAAGGACGGCACGTACGTCGAGAAGATCTCGTACGAGAACTGCCTCGAAGGCAACAAGATGCGTGCCGGTGACGAGATCAACTACTCCATCGGCCAGGGCGACACCATGGTCACCCCGATCCAGATGGCCACGATCTACGCGGCGATCTCCAACGGCGGCACCCTGTACAACCCGACGGTCGGCAAGGCCATCGTCAGCGCCGACGGCAAGAGCGTCGACGAGATCGCGCCCAAGTCCCACGGCAAGCTGCCGATAAGCAAGACCACGCTGGCCAAGATGGACGACGCCCTCGCGGGCGTGGCCACCCGCGGTACGGCCGCCTGGCGCTTCGCGCAGGTCGGCTGGCCGCAGGAGAAGATCCCGATGCACGCCAAGACGGGTACGGCCGAGGTCTACGGCAAGCAGACGACGTCCTGGTTCGCCACGTACACCAAGGACTACTCGATCGTGATGACGATCTCCCAGGGTGGTACGGGCTCCGGCGCCTCGGGTCCGGCCGTGCGCAACATCTACGACGCGCTGTACGGCGTCTCCGACGACGGCACCATCAACAAGAAGAACGCGCTGCTGCCCACCCCGCAGAAGAGCCTGCCGAAGGTCCGCACGGACGGCACCATCAAGTCGCCGAAGGTCGCCAAGGACCCGGCCAAGCAGCAGCGGGTCAGCCAGGAAGGCGCCCCCAAGCCGGAGGAGACCACCCTGGCGGCGACCGTCGAGCAGCCGACGAGCGGCAACCGCAACACCCGCAGGCGGCGCCGCCGCAGGGGAAGCCGGAGGATGTGCACATGA
- the mreD gene encoding rod shape-determining protein MreD produces MRVNRILLSTSLVVVALVLQVSVLSRLHLPGAVPDVLLLTVLGLAMVYGHVGGALVGFGAGLLADLAPPADHAAGRYALVLCVIGYLAGLAKPENGRLKSATGPMVVVVVAALGTTLLYAGVGALVGDTAARHVGLGSLLFTAALYDLLLAPFVVPGIMALARRAENDPLAETNSAAKATDISSGWLSSGTGLKIGGQRGGLGSLKTKARTRTARVGRIKGVKRL; encoded by the coding sequence TTGCGTGTCAACCGGATCCTGCTCTCCACCTCCCTCGTCGTCGTCGCCCTGGTCCTCCAGGTCAGCGTCCTGTCCAGACTCCATCTGCCGGGCGCCGTCCCCGACGTGCTCCTGCTGACCGTCCTGGGCCTCGCCATGGTCTACGGCCATGTCGGCGGCGCCCTCGTCGGGTTCGGCGCGGGACTCCTCGCCGACCTCGCGCCGCCCGCGGACCACGCGGCCGGCCGCTACGCGCTGGTGCTGTGCGTCATCGGCTATCTCGCCGGCCTCGCCAAGCCGGAGAACGGCCGCCTGAAGTCGGCCACCGGCCCGATGGTCGTCGTGGTCGTCGCCGCCCTCGGCACGACACTGCTGTACGCCGGTGTCGGCGCCCTCGTCGGCGACACCGCCGCCCGTCATGTCGGCCTCGGCAGCCTGCTGTTCACGGCCGCGCTCTACGACCTGCTCCTCGCGCCCTTCGTCGTCCCCGGCATCATGGCGCTCGCCCGCCGCGCCGAGAACGACCCGCTCGCGGAGACCAACTCCGCCGCGAAGGCCACCGACATCTCGTCGGGGTGGCTGTCGTCCGGGACGGGGCTGAAGATCGGCGGTCAGCGGGGCGGGCTCGGCTCGCTGAAGACCAAGGCGCGGACGCGCACCGCGCGGGTCGGCCGCATCAAGGGGGTCAAGCGGCTGTGA
- the mreC gene encoding rod shape-determining protein MreC, producing the protein MRDTRESRLLLVLLIAIAFALITVDIRGGEDSPVDGARQAAATVFGPIEDGVSAAVNPVGNAISSIRDSGERHDRLAALEKENAALKAKLGSDDRNASRLKQLNKLMGIAAEGQYGIKGAEVIAIGAAQGFSWTITIDVGSNDGIKRDMTVLNGDGLVGRVTTVGPNTATVLLANDPDFTVGTRMEAGDELGFASGQGDRPLRVELLNGKAEVKKGDRLVTFGSQADKPFVPGVPVGVVSRVDPSGGGLTRTLYVTPYVSFTKLDVVGVVVEAPKKDPRDTVLPKKPKPTPTPTVTVTVTPSANANADGQFEQEQ; encoded by the coding sequence GTGAGGGACACACGAGAGAGCCGGCTGCTCCTGGTGCTGCTGATCGCCATCGCGTTCGCACTGATCACGGTGGACATCCGCGGCGGGGAGGACTCACCGGTCGACGGTGCCCGCCAGGCCGCGGCCACGGTCTTCGGCCCGATCGAGGACGGCGTCTCCGCCGCGGTGAACCCGGTCGGCAACGCGATCTCCTCGATCCGCGACTCCGGTGAGCGCCACGACCGGCTCGCCGCGCTGGAGAAGGAGAACGCGGCCCTCAAGGCGAAGCTCGGCAGCGACGACCGCAACGCCAGCCGCCTCAAGCAGCTCAACAAGTTGATGGGCATCGCCGCCGAGGGCCAGTACGGCATCAAGGGCGCCGAGGTGATCGCCATAGGAGCGGCCCAGGGCTTCTCCTGGACCATCACCATCGACGTCGGCTCCAACGACGGCATCAAGCGCGACATGACGGTCCTCAACGGCGACGGACTGGTCGGCCGCGTGACGACGGTCGGCCCGAACACCGCCACCGTGCTCCTCGCCAACGACCCCGACTTCACCGTCGGCACCCGCATGGAGGCCGGCGACGAGCTCGGCTTCGCCTCCGGGCAGGGCGACCGCCCGCTGCGCGTCGAACTCCTCAACGGCAAGGCCGAGGTGAAGAAGGGCGACCGCCTGGTCACCTTCGGCTCCCAGGCCGACAAGCCGTTCGTGCCCGGCGTCCCGGTCGGTGTCGTCTCCCGCGTCGACCCCTCCGGCGGCGGCCTGACCCGCACGCTCTACGTGACGCCGTACGTCAGCTTCACCAAGCTCGACGTCGTCGGTGTCGTCGTCGAGGCCCCGAAGAAGGACCCGCGGGACACGGTGCTGCCGAAGAAGCCGAAGCCGACCCCCACCCCGACCGTCACCGTCACGGTCACCCCCTCGGCGAACGCCAATGCCGACGGCCAGTTCGAGCAAGAGCAGTAG
- a CDS encoding rod shape-determining protein, with product MSFIGRDMAVDLGTANTLVYVRGRGIVLNEPSVVAINTNTGGILAVGAEAKKMIGRTPGNIVAVRPLKDGVIADFEITERMLRYFILKIHKRRYLARPRVVVCVPSGITGVERRAVIEASSQAGARQVHIIEEPMAAAIGSGLPVHEATGNMVVDIGGGTTEVAVISLGGIVTAQSIRVAGDELDNAIIQHIKKEYSLLLGERTAEQIKITIGSAYDLDADEHTEIRGRDLVSGLPKTVVISAAEVRKAIEEPVNAIVDAVKTTLDKCPPELSGDIMDRGIVLTGGGALLRGLDERLRRETGMPIHIAEDPLDSVALGSGKCVEEFEALQQVLDAQPRR from the coding sequence ATGTCGTTCATCGGCCGTGACATGGCTGTCGACCTCGGGACCGCCAACACGCTGGTGTACGTCAGGGGTCGCGGGATCGTACTCAACGAGCCGTCCGTCGTCGCGATCAACACCAACACCGGTGGCATCCTGGCGGTCGGCGCCGAAGCGAAGAAGATGATCGGGCGCACGCCCGGCAACATCGTTGCCGTCCGTCCGCTGAAGGACGGCGTGATCGCCGACTTCGAGATCACCGAGCGGATGCTCCGCTACTTCATCCTGAAGATCCACAAGCGGCGGTATCTGGCTCGTCCGCGGGTCGTCGTCTGTGTGCCCTCGGGCATCACCGGCGTCGAGCGCCGTGCCGTCATCGAGGCGTCGTCCCAGGCCGGCGCCCGCCAGGTGCACATCATCGAGGAGCCCATGGCCGCGGCCATCGGCTCCGGCCTGCCGGTCCACGAGGCCACGGGCAACATGGTGGTCGACATCGGCGGCGGCACGACGGAGGTCGCGGTCATCTCGCTCGGCGGGATCGTCACCGCCCAGTCGATCCGCGTCGCGGGCGACGAACTGGACAACGCGATCATCCAGCACATCAAGAAGGAGTACTCCCTCCTCCTCGGTGAGCGGACGGCCGAGCAGATCAAGATCACGATCGGTTCGGCGTACGACCTCGACGCTGACGAGCACACCGAAATCCGCGGCCGGGACCTCGTCTCCGGGCTGCCCAAGACCGTCGTCATCTCGGCCGCCGAAGTCCGCAAGGCGATCGAGGAACCCGTCAACGCGATCGTGGACGCGGTGAAGACGACCCTCGACAAGTGCCCGCCCGAGCTGTCCGGCGACATCATGGACCGCGGAATCGTTCTGACCGGCGGCGGCGCCCTGCTGCGCGGTCTCGACGAGCGGCTGCGCCGCGAGACCGGCATGCCGATCCACATCGCCGAGGACCCCCTCGACAGCGTGGCGCTCGGCTCCGGCAAGTGCGTGGAGGAGTTCGAGGCGCTCCAGCAGGTGCTGGACGCCCAGCCGCGCAGATGA
- the ndk gene encoding nucleoside-diphosphate kinase encodes MTQRTLVLLKPDAVRRGLTGEIISRIERKAGWQITALELRTLDQETLEQHYGEHKGKPFYEPLVEFMASGPVVALIVEGERVIEGVRALAGPTDPIAAAPGSIRGDFGVIVRENLIHASDSEESAEREVKIFFPGRA; translated from the coding sequence GTGACGCAGCGCACCCTCGTCCTCCTCAAGCCCGACGCCGTCCGTCGTGGCCTGACCGGCGAGATCATCAGCCGTATCGAGCGCAAGGCCGGCTGGCAGATCACGGCGCTGGAGCTGCGCACGCTGGACCAGGAGACGCTGGAGCAGCACTACGGCGAGCACAAGGGCAAGCCCTTCTACGAGCCGCTGGTGGAGTTCATGGCCTCCGGCCCGGTCGTGGCGCTGATCGTCGAGGGTGAGCGGGTCATCGAGGGCGTGCGCGCGCTGGCCGGTCCGACCGACCCGATCGCCGCCGCCCCCGGTTCGATCCGCGGCGACTTCGGTGTGATCGTCCGTGAGAACCTCATCCACGCCTCCGACTCCGAGGAGTCCGCCGAGCGCGAGGTGAAGATCTTCTTCCCGGGTCGCGCCTGA
- a CDS encoding DUF4233 domain-containing protein, with protein sequence MRTLCSSTLIGEFFVIGFAALVAMKDDDLSMSTVWTVSGIAMFLCLALCGVVTRPGGIALGWVLQVALIASGFVVPTMFFLGAVFAALWWASVHYGRKIDEAKARFAAQAQAETPTPDAA encoded by the coding sequence GTGCGTACGCTCTGTTCTTCGACCCTGATCGGCGAGTTCTTCGTCATCGGCTTCGCCGCCCTGGTCGCGATGAAGGACGACGACCTGTCCATGTCCACGGTGTGGACCGTCAGCGGGATCGCCATGTTCCTGTGTCTGGCGCTGTGCGGCGTGGTGACCCGGCCGGGCGGCATCGCGCTGGGCTGGGTGCTGCAGGTCGCCCTCATCGCCTCCGGGTTCGTCGTGCCGACGATGTTCTTCCTGGGCGCGGTCTTCGCCGCCCTGTGGTGGGCCTCGGTGCACTACGGCCGGAAGATCGACGAGGCGAAGGCCAGATTCGCGGCGCAGGCGCAGGCGGAGACCCCTACACCTGACGCTGCGTGA
- the folC gene encoding bifunctional tetrahydrofolate synthase/dihydrofolate synthase, with translation MSDSDDPFDEIISAETDRDPDLAVIEAGSRTLRTQGTPPEAQVPTRPEDPELDKALRDVEAELATRWGETKLEPSVSRIAALMDVLGEPQRSYPSIHITGTNGKTSTARMIEALLGAFELRTGRYTSPHVQSVTERISLDGAPISAERFIETYEDIKPYVEMVDARQEYRLSFFEVLTGMAYAAFADAPVDVAVVEVGMGGTWDATNVIDGDVAVVTPIDLDHTDRLGETPGEIAKEKAGIVKQDATVILAQQPVDAAQVLLKKAVEVDATVAREGLEFGVVARQVAVGGQLLTLRGLGGEYEEVYLPLHGPYQAHNAAVALAAVEAFFGVGSQRPEPLDIDTVRKAFAAVSSPGRLEVVRRSPTVVLDAAHNPAGARATAEAVGEAFDFSRLIGVVGASGDKNVRGLLEAFEPIFAEVVITQNSSHRAMDADELAAIAVEVFGEERVQVEPRLPDALEAAITLAEEEGEFAGGGVLVTGSVITVGEARLLLGRG, from the coding sequence GTGAGCGACAGCGACGACCCCTTCGACGAGATCATCTCGGCAGAGACCGACCGCGACCCCGACCTCGCGGTCATCGAGGCCGGCAGCCGCACCCTGCGCACCCAGGGCACCCCGCCCGAGGCACAGGTGCCGACCCGCCCCGAGGACCCCGAGCTCGACAAGGCCCTCAGGGACGTCGAGGCGGAGCTCGCCACGCGCTGGGGCGAGACCAAGCTGGAGCCCTCCGTCAGCCGCATCGCCGCGCTGATGGACGTCCTGGGCGAGCCGCAGCGGTCGTACCCGTCGATCCACATCACGGGGACGAACGGCAAGACCTCCACGGCCCGCATGATCGAGGCCCTGCTCGGCGCCTTCGAGCTGCGTACGGGGCGGTACACCAGCCCTCACGTGCAGTCCGTCACCGAGCGCATCAGCCTCGACGGGGCGCCGATCTCCGCCGAGCGCTTCATCGAGACGTACGAGGACATCAAGCCGTACGTCGAGATGGTGGACGCGCGGCAGGAGTACCGGCTGTCGTTCTTCGAGGTGCTGACCGGCATGGCGTACGCCGCCTTCGCGGACGCGCCCGTGGACGTGGCCGTCGTCGAGGTCGGCATGGGCGGCACCTGGGACGCCACCAACGTCATCGACGGTGACGTCGCCGTCGTCACGCCCATCGATCTCGACCACACCGACCGGCTCGGCGAGACGCCCGGCGAGATCGCCAAGGAGAAGGCCGGCATCGTCAAGCAGGACGCGACGGTCATCCTGGCCCAGCAGCCGGTCGACGCCGCTCAGGTGCTGCTCAAGAAGGCGGTCGAGGTCGACGCCACGGTCGCTCGGGAAGGGCTCGAGTTCGGGGTCGTCGCGCGGCAGGTCGCCGTCGGCGGGCAGCTGCTGACGCTGCGCGGGCTCGGCGGGGAGTACGAGGAGGTCTACCTCCCGCTGCACGGCCCCTACCAGGCGCACAACGCCGCCGTCGCGCTCGCCGCCGTCGAGGCGTTCTTCGGCGTCGGCTCGCAGCGGCCCGAGCCGCTCGACATCGACACCGTCCGCAAGGCCTTCGCTGCCGTGTCCTCGCCGGGCAGGCTGGAGGTCGTACGGCGGTCTCCCACCGTCGTGCTGGACGCCGCCCACAACCCGGCGGGTGCCCGCGCCACCGCCGAGGCGGTCGGTGAGGCCTTCGACTTCAGCCGGCTGATCGGTGTGGTCGGGGCGAGCGGCGACAAGAACGTACGGGGGCTCCTGGAGGCCTTCGAGCCGATCTTCGCGGAGGTCGTGATCACGCAGAACTCCAGCCACCGCGCCATGGACGCCGACGAGCTGGCCGCGATCGCCGTCGAGGTGTTCGGCGAGGAGCGCGTCCAGGTCGAGCCGCGGCTGCCCGACGCCCTGGAGGCCGCGATCACGCTGGCCGAGGAGGAGGGCGAGTTCGCGGGCGGCGGTGTGCTCGTCACCGGTTCCGTCATCACTGTCGGCGAGGCCCGACTGCTTCTGGGGAGGGGCTGA